A part of Strix aluco isolate bStrAlu1 chromosome 21, bStrAlu1.hap1, whole genome shotgun sequence genomic DNA contains:
- the ENDOV gene encoding endonuclease V translates to MSGPPAAATLRRWEREQAQLQASVVEEDTEEWQKDSSFTGLERVGGVDLSYIKGDDTSACASLVVLSYPALEVLYEDCRMVAVSAPYVAGFLAFREVPFLVEAVQRLQQEQPKLKPQVLLVDGNGLLHPRGFGVACHLGVLTDLPCIGVAKNLLQVDGLVRDELHREQIRSLQREGDTFLLTGTSGRVLGMALRSYNNSSKPLYVSVGHRVCLQTAVRLVKSCCRYRIPEPIRQADIRSREYIRKQLCSPPEAVSSGPERKNEAELDD, encoded by the exons ATGTCGGGACCGCCGGCGGCCGCCACCCTCCGCCGCTGGGAACG CGAGCAGGCCCAGCTGCAAGCCAGCGTGGTTGAGGAGGACACCgaggagtggcagaaagattcaAGTTTTACAGGACTGGAGAGAGTGGGAGGTGTTGACTTGTCGTATATCAAAGGAGATGACACCAGCGCCTGCGCTTCCCTGGTGGTTCTCAGCTACCCGGCTCTTGAG GTGCTGTACGAGGATTGCCGGATGGTGGCTGTGAGCGCCCCGTACGTGGCAGGATTCTTGGCCTTCCGGGAGGTCCCTTTCCTGGTAGAAGCTGTTCAGAGACTTCAGCAGGAGCAGCCCAAGCTCAAACCTCAG GTACTTCTTGTAGATGGGAATGGCCTGCTCCATCCCAGAG GATTTGGTGTGGCCTGTCACCTCGGAGTCCTGACAGATCTACCGTGCATCGGGGTGGCCAAGAACCTCCTGCAGGTGGATGGCTTGGTCAGGGATGAGCTGCACAGAGAGCAG ATTCGTTCCCTGCAGAGGGAAGGAGATACGTTCCTGCTGACAGGCACCTCGGGGCGTGTCCTGGGCATG GCCCTGCGGAGCTACAACAACAGCTCTAAGCCGCTCTATGTCTCTGTGGGTCACAGGGTGTGCCTGCAGACAGCCGTGCGCCTGGTCAAGTCCTGCTGCAGGTACCGGATCCCGGAGCCCATCCGCCAG GCTGATATCAGATCGAGGGAGTATATTCGGAAGCAGCTGTGTTCACCACCGGAGGCCGTATCTTCTGGGCCAGAGAG aaaaaatGAGGCTGAACTGGATGATTAG